A window of the Cannabis sativa cultivar Pink pepper isolate KNU-18-1 chromosome X, ASM2916894v1, whole genome shotgun sequence genome harbors these coding sequences:
- the LOC115723315 gene encoding uncharacterized protein LOC115723315, whose amino-acid sequence MHSLKGKIDSGYKRVVRSDEDGGYYRLLGFPLAIQFWFFECCPYVIGKLSLYSNVGIPRILNWPKLPKDKEGMVKMDVMNTLIFDRSLKELKLRNLTPTSVERLSLSLTDFFSGETTPEAVKFKIKGGSKPAGQPGLMGSSSSTAHENVSRVEFEEFKKCLSVVVSQQGILMKSVAEMNKKLDILIEVFFFNCHYFFCYFFSSVFMLFYTVN is encoded by the exons ATGCATTCTTTGAAGGGTAAGATAGATTCTGGTTATAAGAGGGTAGTTCGTAGTGACGAGGATGGTGGGTATTACAGGTTATTGGGTTTTCCTTTGGCTATTCAATTCTGGTTTTTCGAGTGTTGCCCGTATGTTATTGGGAAACTATCCTTGTACTCAAATGTTGGCATTCCAAGGATTTTGAATTGGCCTAAATTACCCAAGGACAAGGAGGGTATGGTGAAAATGGATGTCATGAACACCCTCATTTTCGATCGGTCTTTGAAAGAG TTAAAATTAAGAAACCTCACTCCAACTTCCGTTGAGAGATTGAGTTTGAGCCTCACTGATTTTTTCTCTGGTGAGACTACTCCCGAGGCtgtgaaattcaaaattaaaggtGGTTCCAAGCCTGCTGGTCAACCTGGCTTGATGGGTTCTTCTTCATCAACTGCTCATGAGAATGTCTCCCGAGTTGAGTTTGAGGAATTTAAAAAGTGTTTATCTGTTGTTGTCAGCCAGCAAGGGATTCTTATGAAATCTGTTGCTGAGATGAACAAGAAGCTGGACATTCTTATTgaggtgtttttttttaattgtcattactttttctgttatttttttagtagtgtttttatgttgttttatacagttaattaa
- the LOC133029014 gene encoding uncharacterized protein LOC133029014, whose product MDLNSTSEEDEDDKFDDDKGDDHHDDETDDDDDDLGGDGVGAGQDEAHTGDVRNDEGVVVPAVVSRDDDTGKVDDAKNSDPVEPIAEIKQPEQSQGGEENIDVDATIASAVKAVENLIGSSTHAPAPVETSEKTDLEMVVFQETPILRPQKRDRKKGAVLKSPFIELASGASKSGSSSVSPDDSVYKVVKYVRGLCPLDNKIGEPVDPQLEAEFVKWVDSGLRKHKSNTTTNVYCKGKDTIFPPFRFGVEDISNKMWFHNLAYPNCFLTNSHIDIIFYYLRKKIMYSAEPKIKVTTTDCLFCSSITTLYERFVEKNNDISVLSLSHNVAQYIQGGKILCATPWHLVDHVVMPINVKLQDHWICGRLNIVDRRIYLYNSLRSGRYMTAAKEACKPFSVILPYYFSMLDFKGLRNETKFSTMEPFPIVAVDGLPEQVTADCGVFVASFAEYFIDGKPIPSSDFDVEIHRDRLAALFYQYGMKKQTENIESESEAPPSLPKK is encoded by the exons ATGGATCTCA ATTCCActtcggaggaagacgaggatgATAAATTCGACGATGACAAAGGAGATGATCATCATGACGATGaaactgatgatgatgatgatgatctggGTGGAGATGGTGTTGGTGCTGGTCAGGATGAGGCTCACACGGGCGATGTTCGTAACGATGAGGGTGTTGTTGTCCCCGCGGTTGTTTCGAGGGATGATGATACCGGCAAGGTGGATGATGCCAAGAATTCTGACCCTGTGGAACCTATTGCAGAGATCAAACAG CCTGAACAGTCTCAAGGTGGGGAGGAGAACATTGATGTTGATGCAACAATTGCATCTGCTGTTAAAGCTGTGGAGAATTTG ATTGGTTCCTCAACTCATGCCCCTGCTCCTGTTGAGACTTCTGAGAAGACTGATCTTGAAATGGTTGTTTTTCAAGAGACTCCTATTTTACGTCCTCAAAAGAGGGATCGGAAGAAAGGAGCTGTTTTGAAATCCCCATTCATTGAGCTTGCTTCTGGTGCATCTAAATCAGGTTCATCCTCGGTTTCTCCTGATGATTCTGTGTATAAGGTCGTTAAATATGTGCGTGGTTTGTGCCCGTTGGACAACAAGATTGGTGAACCTGTTGATCCGCAATTGGAAGCTGAGTTTGTCAAGTGGGTTGATTCAGGTCTTAGAAAGCATAAATCTAA cacaACAACTAATGTGTATTGTAAGGGTAAGGACACTATATTTCCGCCATTTCGTTTTGGTGTTGAGGACATCAGCAACAAGATGTGGTTTCACAACCTTGCCTACCCTAATTGTTTCCTTACCAATTct CACATTGACATCATTTTCTATTATCTTCGTAAGAAAATAATGTACTCAGCCGAGCCGAAAATCAAAGTCACCACAACTGATTGCCTCTTTTGTTCTAGCATAACAACTTTGTATGAGAGGTTTGTTGAGAAAAACAACGATATATCGGTGTTGTCTCTTTCTCACAATGTGGCCCAGTACATTCAAGGTGGTAAGATATTATGTGCCACTCCTTGGCATTTGGTTGATCATGTTGTTATGCCTATCAATGTAAAATTACAGGATCATTGGATTTGTGGTCGTCTTAACATAGTTGACAGGCGCATATATCTGTACAATTCATTGCGTTCTGGGAGGTATATGACTGCTGCCAAAGAGGCTTGCAAGCCTTTCTCTGTTATTTTACCATATTACTTCTCTATGTTAGACTTCAAAGGCCTTCGCAACGAAACTAAGTTTAGCACTATGGAACCGTTCCCTATTGTTGCTGTTGATGGTTTACCCGAGCAGGTCACAGC tGATTGTGGTGTTTTTGTTGCATCATTTGCTGAGTATTTCATTGATGGCAAACCCATCCCATCCTCTGATTTTGATGTGGAAATTCACCGCGATCGTTTGGCTGCGTTATTTTATCAATATGGGATGAAGAAGCAAACTGAGAACATTGAAAGTGAATCCGAGGCCCCTCCCAGCCTTCCCAAGAAGTGA
- the LOC133032818 gene encoding uncharacterized protein LOC133032818, producing the protein MKTENSYSKYNLPFFGAVKAYTEKQFEFHMAELDGLDKRIRPYLKKIGYEKWSRIHSQNKRYSTMTSNILESLNAANLAARELPITTLLECLRALVQQWTHTNRTKAHNTFTKLSPTGEDILLKNYTYSLNLEVKATTDYLFEVTRMKESWEVDLEKRTCTCNRFQIDEMPCGHAVAVMREMNMDPYTYCSDYYTKKNWLATYSGTVYPIGHQSEWEVPEEVKNITVLPPHERVKSGRPKTLRRKVGWEKDQHNKCSKCGELGHNKRTCSRRRRRE; encoded by the exons ATGAAAACAGAAAACAGTTACAGCAAATACAATCTGCCATTCTTTGGAGCAGTGAAAGCCTACACAGAAAAGCAATTCGAGTTCCACATGGCTGAATTGGATGGATTGGACAAACGCATAAGACCTTACCTCAAAAAAATCGGGTATGAAAAGTGGTCAAGAATTCATAGCCAAAACAAGAGGTATTCCACAATGACCTCAAACATATTAGAATCACTGAACGCTGCAAATTTGGCAGCAAGGGAGCTACCAATTACAACGCTGCTAGAATGCTTGAGAGCATTGGTGCAACAATGGACGCATACTAATAGGACAAAAGCACACAACACCTTCACTAAGCTATCACCAACTGGAGAAGACATACTGTTGAAAAATTACACATACTCATTGAATCTGgag gTTAAAGCAACAACAGATTACTTGTTTGAGGTAACAAGAATGAAAGAATCGTGGGAAGTAGACCTAGAAAAAAGAACATGCACGTGCAACAGGTTCCAAATAGATGAAATGCCATGCGGGCACGCAGTGGCCGTGATGAGGGAGATGAACATGGACCCGTACACCTACTGTTCAGAttactacacaaaaaaaaattggctgGCAACTTATTCAGGGACAGTTTACCCAATAGGACACCAAAGTGAATGGGAGGTACCGGAAGAAGTGAAAAATATTACAGTCTTGCCTCCACATGAAAGAGTAAAATCAGGAAGACCAAAAACATTAAGAAGGAAGGTTGGATGGGAAAAGGATCAACACAACAAGTGCAGCAAATGTGGTGAACTGGggcataacaaaagaacatgcAGCAGAAGACGTAGAAgggaataa